The Gouania willdenowi chromosome 22, fGouWil2.1, whole genome shotgun sequence nucleotide sequence GCCTTGAAGACACAGTGGCCTTTTGATCCAGAGTTCTGGGACTGGAACACACTGAAACGCAACTGCTTGGCTCTAATGGGAGACGAGGCAGCTATTGTATCATCTATCGACACACTCAATGACCCAGATGAACAAGAGACGGAAAACACACTTGGCAAGCTCCCAGAATACAAAGACCTGGAGGACTTTCTTCTAAACACTACCAATGAACTCAATGAAATCACggatgagaaagagaaaaacagagAGGCTAAGAAGCTTCGAGAGCAGGGTTTTGTTTCTGCTCGCTTCAGAAACTGGCGAGCTTACATGCagtattgtgttttgtgtgacaagGAGTTCCTGGGCCATAGAATTGTTCGCCACGCTCAGAAGCATTTTAAGGATGGAGTATATCTTTGTCCTATTTGTGCAGACAGCTTTGAAAGTAGAGAGGTTTTAGAGCCACATGTAGCATCACACGTCAAGCAGTCGTGCAAAGAGAGACTAGCAGCAATGAAGGCAGCGAGGAAGGTAACCAAATTTCCACAGTCTCCCAAAAGTCCTTCCAAAATTTCAAAGGTCGTTGGCAAGATACCCATGAGCCCTGGGTCTCAAGTTGGTAATCAAACTGGATTGCCTGTTAAAGTAGAACAAACAACATCCGACATGAGTGAAGACTGTTTCTGTCCTGTTGCAAACTGTTCTAAAGCTTTCAAATTTTTCCGTAACCTAATGGCTCACGTCAGATCTCACAAGGATGACGAGGAGGCCATGAGGTTTCtagaaatacaaaaacagaaagTGGTGTGCCAGTACTGCAGACGGCAGTTTGTAAATGTCAGGCATCTTAATGATCATCTGCAAATGCACTGTGGCACCAAACCCTACATCTGCATCCAACTGGATTGCAAGGCCAACTTCAATTCTAACTCTGAGCTTCTTATGCATCGAAAAACACACCCAGAGTTTAAAGCCCAGTGTATGTTTCCAAACTGCGGTCAGGTTTATAGCGAGGCCTACTTGTTATATGACCACGAGGCTCAGCATTACCTTACCTACGAGTGCCCCACGGATAACTGTGGTAAAGTATTCTTCTCCCAGGCACAATTCCTGTCACACCAAGCAAACCATTGTACAATTGTTGCCGTCAACAGTTTTCCGGACTCGACTCCACCTCCGCCAGCACCTGTAAAAAGTGACATACCACCCGAGACTGCTGCAGGCAAAGAAAACACATCACCTGTTTGCCAAGAGAGGATCAATACAGTTGTTTGTGTGAAAGAAACATCAAATGACATCACATCACCATGCACATCACCAGATGTTTCCAAAGAGCCTATTCCTCTGAAAGTGAAGCACTCCATTGAAAGCATGCTCGGTTCAGCATTAGAGCCTAAAGCGCATGACCCTGAGGAATGCAAAAGCCCAGCCAACACCCCGATGCCAGCACCACCTGAGGTAAAAACGCCACCCCAAGTGCCACCAGCTCATTTTGATATTGCAAGAGAAGTTGTTCCTCCTGCAGTGTATCCTGTTTCTAATGCATCGAATCTTGGGACGAGTCAACAAGAAGCCAAAAACTGCGTCCAACGCAACGAGtgttacaaaatgactccacaaataCTTACTGCAAGTCAGATCAAGACTGAAATTCCTTTTTCACAGCAAGGCTATCCTGCACCGCCTCCTGTTACTGCTGGTAGTGAGGAGAACCTGCATTGCTGTCCATATAATGACTGTACTAGGGCATATAGTACAAACAAAAGCCTGTCGCGGCACGTGAAGAAACAACATCCAGAGATATTTGAAGACTGGAAATTAGCaaagaaatacaacaaagtaGCCAAAATTGCAGCAAAAAAGGCACATGTTGGAGTCGGCTCGACGCGTCAGGGTCAAAATGTTGGAAACAAACCACCAGATAAACAAGGGACACTATGCAATAAACCTGGGATGCAGGAAATGGATTACACAATGGAATGCTCCACCTCGCCCACCCCATGTTATCCTGGGTCGATGGAACCTGTGCCTATCACTCCAATGGTGAACCCAACAATATATCCATCCTGGGGTGCACAAAACAATTCCGGTGCAATGATGCCATCTGACTTGTCACAGCCCTGGTCCTCACCCCCGATGAATAATTGCTATTCAGATGCCTTTAATACGAACGAGTACCCCTCACGCAGCTTTCCTCCCTGGCAAGCAGAACCGTACCATTCAACCTTGCCCCTCCCCGCTGATAGAGATCCTTCAATGGCAGCTATGCATGGACCCACTACATCCCATGCTTCTTCAGAGTCAAGTTTGATGTCTCAGTATGTGTCAAGCTCCCTAATGCTTGACAATGGCGGTCAAATGCACAATGGGGGCAATCAGTATGGACTAATGCATACGGAAGGTAGTGGGGAAAGCAAGACCAGTGCAAATCTGCCAGGACAGATAGAAAATGAAAACAGCATGTCAACAGTTGATAGTCTTCCTGAAGGAAGTTATCATGCTCCATATGCTCACAGTGAAAACTCCTGTCTTACCCAGTGCTCTTCAGTTGATATTCCGATAAAATCTCTCAGTCCTGAAGCTCAAGTTCATGAGAAACCTGCCACTGAACATGAAAAGCCAGAAAGTATCTCCACTCCTGGTTTTGAACAAATGGACAACTCTGTGGATGGGATGCTGAGTCCAAACAGTGTCACTCACACAGATTGTCCTTTGGATGAGGACTGTCCTAATGCCGACTGCGAAGCTAACCCTAATGAAAAAGGGGATGACCCAGACTCCCAGAAAGGAAAACGAAGCAAGTTGAGTAAGCGTACTAAATGGCCAGCTATCATAAAGGATGGCAAGGTAATCTGCAGAAGGTGCTTTAGAGAGTTTACAAGTACCAAATCTCTAGGTGGTCACCTGTCCAAACGTTCACAGTGCAGGCCGTTAGATGAAATTGATCTCACAGCAGATTTGCCAACGTCATTTCTTGATTTCCTTAATGACCCCCATGTTCCCGACACTAATGGAGGCATTTTCAACATATCAAATGGCGAATTTTCACAGGAATCTTGTAGCATGGCCCCTTTGTTTTCACCCATGTTGGTTAAACAAGAGCcccaaattacaaaaataacagacgACTCCAACTCTTTTGCAGGTTCAACTGGAAACCAGCAAGAGAACACAGTAGAAATGACAAACCCTTCTCTTGCTGGACCTTATCAGCAAGATAACCTTGTGGAAATGTCACATGCTTTTCAAAGATTGGATTTGATAGAGGCAACACAGGAGAAGATGCGGAAAGCTATGTCATTAGAGGCAAACGCCAGTCAGGGGTTGCCATGTGGAAGTGCGGCTGACAAAGAGAAATTTCAAACACGCTGTAAAAATGAAGAGAAGCCCTCAGAAAAGGTCCCGAAACCTTTTAAATGTAACAAGGATGACTGCGAGTATTCATTTATGACAAAGGAGGcgttatttaaacatttaagcAAAATGCATGATTACTCGAACGAGATGATAGAAGAACTTAAAAAGACTCCGTCAAAGCTTTCTCCCTATCCCTGTCAGATTTGTCCTAAAACATTTACAAGGACCACAGGGTTGAGAATTCACTACGAAAAGGTCCACCGACTGTCAAAGGCACAAATACAGAATCTAAAGATAAGTGCCCGAAACAGGCGGGCATTCAGACTTAACAAAGAAGGTACAAGTACAACTGTTAGCCCGAAAACCGCTGAGGGTCCAACAAGTTACAATGTACCATCTGCTGCAGCCTTGCTAGCTATTAAACAAGAACCACTTGACATTGCAATTGCTCCCCAGACGTATGAGGAAAGTATTCCAGATGTTCCTCAGAACACTACAGGAGATGTAGAGCAACAGGAATGGACTCCGGCTGAATCGACTGTTACGCAATTACCGTCACCACCGGATTATTTGACAGAGAGGCCTAATATTGAGGAGGAAACCTTAGCTCCTGAAATCGTTACGGAACCACCAAAAGTCAATTTTATAAGCCTGAGCCCAGACATTCAAGTAAAACccagtttaaaagaaaaattatcTCCGGCTAAGGTGCGATGCACAACGCCTGAGGTGCTGTCAAATACAACAAgagaccaaaattcatatcatgCATCTGCGTTGTCATCTCCAGAAAAACCTTGCAGCtcaaaaatgacaccaacaaAGGAAGAGAAGAAGTTACTGAAAAAGTTGAGCCTAAAAATGAGTGACCCCGACAACGCCTTCAGTCCATACAGACCGTATCGCTGTGTACACGAGGGCTGCACTGCAGCATTCACCATCCAGCAAAACCTAATTCTTCATTACAGAGCCATGCATCAAGCATCCCTTCCTTCCACTAAGACAGAACCGAACGGAGAAAATACATTTGTGGACCGCGAAGAGAAAAGAATCGAGTTCATAGGTAAAGACAATGAAGTCAGGTGTCAGGTGAAAAACTGTTCAAGGGTGTTCATGGGAATCACACGGTTAGTGCAGCATTACCTCTTACTGCACAAGTTCACCCGGGACAAAGCCACCGCTCTGATGGCAAGCATGACCATCGAGACTTTTAACTGCGATAGGCCGGACTGCACACTTCCTTTTGACTGTGTGGATAAGTACATTGAGCACATCAAAAATTTTCACAAAGAAATCGCCATTTCTGAACGAGGGTCAGTCGATGCTACTTTCCGATGTGAGTATGAAGGATGTGACCGTGTGTACACTACAAAATCAAATCTACTGCGTCACctgattaaaaaacacaattacatttatgatcCCAAAGCAAACGATGGCCGAAGGATTAAATCAGTGTCACTTTTCCCTGGTATGACCAATGGGAAGGAAAATGTTGaaaacaaattcaaaataaagaagaaaaatactaaaaagaAAGATGCAAAGTCAGTGGAACACTGGACTAGTTTTGGAAAACCTACACTAAAATCCCACGAAGAGGCATCAGCCATGTGCACCAAGAAGTCTTCTTTGCAGTACCCGTGCATGATCATCGGATGCGATGCAGTGGAGCGGGCcgaaagaaacatttttaagcATTACACCACACATGGCCTCATGGAAAAGTATATCGAAGATCAAAGAAGTCAATTCATATTCTGCAAAAAGTATTCACGATCCAGGTTCAAAGATGCAACAAAAGCAGAAGGCGCAAGTTCATCTTCTGAGGAAGAGGGACCTGAGGAGGTGGAGAATCAAGAAAAGTCGGAGAAGCCTACTGACCAGAAAACAGAAGAGGTAGAGCAGCCGCTGGTTCTCCAAGAAGAGAGCAAAATCCCACCTGAGGAGGAAAGTATAGAACCTCAACCTTCCACTGAGACTGAAGTGGTGGTGACGGCCAAACGAGGTCGTCCCAGAAAGTCTGCTCAACCCAAACCAGCGTGTCAGGAAAGGAAGCAGACCCTTAGGAACCGTTTGAATGGTAACACGTCAGGAGAGAACTCAAACCCTGGTACCCCCACAGTCAATGAACCGTGTGAGGACGGCACATCTGCACCAGGTTCCTTTCAGCCTTTAGGACTCGAGAACTCTTTCCTGAAGTTTTTGGAGTCGCCTCAATCTTCCAAACGCAAATCAAACGAAAAGTCAAGTGCTGAGTTACCGTCCAAACGACAACAGACTGTGAAACGAAAATCTGCAAtgagaagtaaaataataacCAATGAATTTAGGGGCTTCGATAATCTCGTGGACTTTAGAAATCCCTTAAATCTTAAATCGGGGATTAATGTGAAGATTGTCATGGATAAAAGATTGTCAGACGATGCAGATCTTTTGCTAAAGCAACTCCAAGTTATGAAACCCATGGTCAtgataaaaaagtggatttacaGCGCATCAGTCTGATATTTAGTATTCAGCTCAATCTCACTCAGGATTTGAGAAGTTATGCTGCAGAATGGTTTGTTAACGTATCTGATTTCCAACTATTTGACAGTCATGGTCAGTTACCGATGAAATTgcctattttgtattttaacaaATAACGTcgctgatgattttaattatgtatgttaGTTATGATAACCAGGTATACTATAGGGCATAGATTTTAGAAACATGTTTGTATTTATGCTTagtattgaaaatgttttttttttttttccttttgctaTATGAagacttttaaagaaatgttttatACATCCCTATGGGATTTCaagttttgtttgtatttattttatcctTTTACAACACTAGTAGACCTATCTGTAATATTTACATGTCTTCCACAAAGTGTTCAATAAAACATTACTAGTCTTTTTGTATATAACTCAGATGTTGCTTCTTAAATGCCTACTCATTCTTTTAAGTGTTAGTTTGAGTTCACTATTCGTTTATACTGCTTGTTATTTAGGACCATGGGATTTGTGAAAATATCAATGATGAGAATATGAAAAATTACAGGGtttcaaaaaaaatctttattgaCAAGACAACAGATGTCTTTTATAATCAGATTATACAGCCTTTATGTTTTcccctttgtttttgtttgattaaagCTAAATAATATTGGTTGATTGGAGTATAGGATTACGTaggtaatatttaaaaataatatatatatatatatatatatatatattaagagaTTTATTGCTGTAATCGTGGGGTTATACTCAAAAAGTTTGGTTACCAGTCTTGACATGTCATGGctctaattgaaaaaaatatatgaaaataaccCCTGCTtacaattattaataatgaagtcCAAActgtaaaacagaaaatacttaGGATAATAACAATTAGTTTACTagatattaaaattaaaacaattaagGCTAACAAAAAATACCGCGGGTAAATGTTAGATAATGTGTTTTAGTAAAATACCAAGCGTGTTGTCTTCAAATGCATCATTGTAGGATGCAAAAGGTTGAACTTGCAGTCATAAGAAGTGCATTTATTAAGATTActgatctgaaaaaaaaaaacaaataaccacATTAATACAATATACAAATAATGATCAACACTGAAAAGACAAATTGCCAATTATATGGGAAATTTTAACAGCAGGTTTAGATTGGACAAATGtaagattattattaataataaatcaactCATTCAGAAAATGTGaactttagatttattttttagaattcacatttggtataaaaaaaaaaattgaatccaTATTTTTAAACCGAATAGCCATTACAGACGATAAATATTGTAGTGTGGATGAGCCGTGAAATAAGGATCGCTGAAGCTGAATATTTAtcactttaaaaataatttatttcgtATTTGGAGCCGGCGGCGAACACAAATATCTTGTTTTAACTAAATTCGGTTAAATTTCTGCTACAGTTAGTTTAACTTTTAATTGTTAATGACACAGGAGAATACGTGGTTGAACATAGCCTCTTCCGGTGACGTCACACTGGCGGGAAGTACATTGTTTTTGCAGCACCTTCGGGTCATTGTATCTCTTCTCTTTTTAGCTGCTGTTTAAAAAGTACAGATATTGAAAATAGTCCGTCAACTAACTGTTTATGTAAGTGCTTCAGAGATGTCTACTTCATCTGTTTCAAAGGTAAGGAGCCGACTTTACTTAGCATATAAGACTGATACGTGCTTTTCGGAGCTGGTAACTGCGTGGGGTTCTGCTTTCACTGGTTAACGTGTTATTTGATGACCTATTTACTGCTGGTTTTTCTCAGAGATCTCTGATTTACGTTTAGACTTGGCCGTAAATGAGTGCTATCCGTATTAAAACCAAGCAAACAATAGATTGTCAAGCCAAAAAACTTGATTTAATAAGATGCCATACATTTAAATGCTCATAGGGGAAAAAAAGCCTAATTTGGCGTGGAATAACCATgggaatattttagtttttctgtaaaTCAGCTAAATACATAGAGGactacaataatttttttatgcATATCTTGTTTCCTATGGAAGCCCATTATTGACTATTAAAAAAACGAACTATgaaaagtataataataataaatattcttAAGTCATGATTATGAGATACTATTATAAGTATGACTCAGTATTtcataattacatattttttttcgttataattttactacttttttttttttttttttttttaccagcggAAATTGGCTTTCATGGTTtcctgtttaatttattttttgtttattgattaattttgtatttatttttcaataggACGCTGCATGATATTGAACGAACAAGTACGTAAATACACCAGATTAAGCACTCATCCGTTATATTCCCTTATTATTTATGAACTCATGTTGTTTTGGACTGACTGTAGCAATTAAACATGAggattatttagttatttatttattttttacattaatgaCAGATAATTTATTTGCTTCTAGGCTCTTTTAATGCAGTGTAATCTAAATTTTAATGTACAAAATGTACAAGGTAACTATTGGAATTAGAACACTGTCTGACCTGTGTGCATTCATTCTTCCAGGGTTGCTTTGTTTTTAAGCCCAGCTCAAAGAAGAGAAAGACACGCAGTCTGGGTGAGACGTgtgtaaatgttgaaaataaaaagCCGTCGTCACTcaaataatgattattttttttcttcttcttcttttgttttcacaGAGCATTATTTTACACGTGACTGTGAGGGTCGTGAAAGCAGCGAAAGGCGCTTCAAGCTCTGTGAAGATCTGTGGAACAAGATAAAGGCTGAGACCGAGGTGAGACGACACCCTGTGTGTTCATAGTTACAAACTCTGGATAAAGCTCATGCAAATggtaaataaatgtcaaattatttcatataaaagtcaaggcccgtgggccaaatccggcccttcagaacatccaatttggcccgcaggaaaaagtaaaaaataaaaatcagttgTAGAATTATGCAAATTCAATCAATATCTACAATATTTGTaaagctcacagttttcccgtgCTTgcatcacatgacggcagtcaaaatgatctcaaattgttgaaagatgtttcaatttttccaaatttcTCCAGTTTTTCCcatatttttccacaaaatgattgagaaaaattggtcacaaaatcaagcaaATGGTGAAGTGGACTGATATCCGTCACGTATTAATTAGATATTGTCATATCATTTCTACCTGGAACTGCAAACGAGGACACATTAATGTTataattgcttgttttcccgtCTTAAATCTGCAGCCCATTTGAGATTATACTAGTCCATGTTTGGCCCCtgcactaaaatgagtttagtGCTTATTACAGCAGTATATAGTAATGTTGTGGTTTCTTTAAATAAACTTGTGTACTTACGATATATTTGAGCCTAAATCTAAGAATATAACATGGATTTATGTTCTTTTGGAGGTTTTACAGGAGGAACTGAACAAAAAAATCTTGGACAGCTTATTGGACTTTGCCAAAAAATGCTCGACCACTCGACAGCACTGTGATTGGGCGTCCAAAATGAGGGCCAATGAGATTCCCACAGCTGCTCTGGTGCTTGGTAAGCTTTGTGAAAACATCAAATAACAGACTTATCCTGTTGACTACAGTCCCACACAATTATTAGACGtatatttgcattatttatGGAGAAAAATGTGTCTCAAACTGTGGTTTCTTACCCTGTGTGTGGTTTCCTTTTCAGGCGTGAATGTCCCGGATCACGACATGACTTTCCAAAGTCTGTTTGACCTCCTCAAGCACTCCGTCACCCCTCACGTGGTCTCTGTGCAGGCAAAAGAGTGTGGAGGTTAGAGATTCCAACCGTTTAGatcagggattctcaaccttcATAGCCCAcgaccccccaaaataaaggtgccagagactgggggcatctataaggaggaataaaggggagagatttttggggcccatccataaagtcataaaaatgatggtccgttgttctatgaatctatgataaccacatttatttatttatctgaataatatccactgttatccaggaagttgtTATTATTTggtccatagtatatagtcatctgaaagatgtaaatccttgttttaaaatgggttaaaagtgattaaaaatggtggaacaggtggtgaaatgggattttaaaaaccacagaaattggttaaaagttgtaaattagagtggccgaaaacagacagaaaaagtggtaaagagggttcaaagtgtcaatattggaactatttgtttaaattggcaaataatgagcatgacaaatggtgaatgttggtaaattggcaaaactaagcattaaatatggtggaaagaggttaaaagggacaataattggtcaacatatgtgacaataggtggaaagggtttataaggttagaaaatgtcatgaaagtttgatagagaagtggcagaaatggggaaaaatgtagcaaaaatgcattaaaaagagcaaaagtaTGGTGAgaaaaagttataaaaataggttaagatctggaaagtttggtgtagttgtagaaaaagggtcaatataagcaaaaaaatgtgctcaaattgttaaaaaaatattctcagtttcTTGATGGCATCTGGCGacacccctcccagtgtctcgtaaCCCCAAATtcggtcctgaccccaaggttgagaacccctggtttagatgaTTGCACTTATCAGAAATGACTTCATACTCTTAGATTATAGGTGTTTATTGTTAACTTTTACTTCAGTTTTAAAGCATCTATTGAAGCGGGTCCTGGAGGGGTTGATGGATGTGGctgtggatgatgatgatgaggaagagATGGAGCAGAACCCCAGGAGCGTGCACTGCTCTCTCAGCACACTCAGTGACTGGTACACGGCTAAAACAAAGGTGACGCTTCACAACAGAtagtggccctcatttatcaaccgttcgtacATTCTGATCTGAGCGTTCGACCAAATTCACACAAGCTTCGGTATTTATTACTTCTGACGTgagcgtacgctacgatcagatctcatgtCAGATCTGACCTGGTGTACGTAAGCCatttatgcttttaaatgtaaagtgtacCTTAAACTTGTACAAATGCACGACAGTGTGTTTcccaggatctctgttgtgtagttgttttcagtgcacacaggggggcagacttcacctgctcagtagtagattctcttccacagagcgtcgAAATGTGcttaaattccagtttttacaccgtcaaaaagcacatctttggtTTGCTCCACCTCTTATATGAAGATgccgattttcatcttggaaaagtttcttttcttgtttgacctcagtgggcggggcttccaAAACAGGAGGGCggaacatgttaatgacgatcgaATTCAGCCgctgcatttatcaacacctgatcattggtttgctggaattggtcagatacgaatgtctcatgaatcacacgttggtactgtcgtacgaccaaatgttcactcacatttgcacccgttttcacgtaaagttgataaatgaggTTCAGTCTGATCAGTTTACCTGGACGTAACCATACTAGCAAATTGGAAACTTTATTTTAGTCTTCTATTCTGCAATACTATTTGAGCAATGATCAAATTAAAACCGAAGTCCAGATTTACAGTCATTTATTAGATGTTTGTGAGCTTGTTCTGCTAACTTCCTGTGTCCAGGCAGACGTAGGTTTGACAAGAATGCCAAATGTTTTTCTAGTTCAACAAACAAAGTCGCTGAATGAATGTTAAAGTCGATCAATACGCCTCATAATCAGCAAAGACATATGATTTGTATTTCAGAAATCCAGCAGCGCTACTCCTGGAAAGAAGCGCAACGTTCAAGACGAAGAcgagcatcatcatcatcatcagacgCCGCCCGTAGTGATAATTTTTAAAGATCTGGAAGGTTTTAATCCCAGGGTTCTTCAAGACTTTATTTCAATCTGCAggtaaatcaatcaatcaatcgatCAATCAATGTGATTAGTCTTGAATTAAGCTGTAAAATGTTGGTTTGATGTGATTCAACAGTCGTTACATCGATCGACTTCCTCTGATGTTCATCTTCGGCATCGCAACGTCACCCAGCACCGTTCAGCACATGCTGCCGCACTCCGTGTCGTCTCTGCTGTGCATCGagcttttccagtcgttgtcgTGCACGCAACACCTGGCCACGGTCATCGATAAGGTAGCAGTGACCAGCTCCAAcctctttgtttcatttttaatctgaatgaGGACTAATGCCCTCAACCAGTTGCAACAAAAACTGGTATAAAAAATGTGACCtgttctgaaaaaaataaaataaaattggacTTTTCCTCTTCAAATATCATAAAAAATCAGCaataaagctctttattaataaagtgcaaataaataacattttcaatttttttcaactttgtctgcacatgctgttgaaggtaaacactacatgtagtgcaatctttttacgaCATCTTTTGGCGCCCCTCCGTCATATCGTGtgccccccagtttgggaaccactgccttgaacattattttatataaaatacaacaaatgctTGGTTTTAACTCCTGTCTTTActctggcattttctgttcaaCAGCAAAGTAACacaaattttatatatatatagtcaacaaaaacaacaacaaaaaaagactaaactgagacaaattagattaattacattattattattatttttttttttttaattctttatttttctcaattttggttggaacaatcacacaatgtttacaaaggGTGGTATACAACACTAATTTGacagataaaataatacaataaatagaTGCCTGGGGTCTTTACGAGTCCTCTTTcttaaaacaaaactcagagTGAATAAAAAACCTGGAAAATCAGAGAATAATATATCCTTAAGGTTAGatgaattataatattaattattgagTTAATTAAGCTAGATTGTGTACTTTTTCCTCTTACAAGTAGGAAACTTAAATTGCAAAAGTATAATTTTAAACCCCACTAAAAGCagattttatgtttaaaataaatgaaaaatgtgttttttttcctcagatttaggtgtaaataaatgaccttttttttttttagttaatccTTACGGCTCAGTTTCCGTTCAAGCTCAACGGTAAAGTGATGCAGGTTCTGATCAGCATCTTCCTCTACCACGATTTCTCCGTTAGAAACTTCATCAAAGGCCTTCAGGTAAGAATCAGACGTCCGTCATTTGTCCACATGCTGCAGTTAAACCTGTGCCTATCCGTCTTTAGCTCGCTTTGCTGGAACACTTTCACTCCCAGCCTCTGAGCATCCTGTGCTGTAAAAAGAAAGAAGCCTTGCTTAACGTCACACTGCTTAGTGGGCGGGACTTGGAGACGGTCAGGCAGCTTCCCTCATTCATACGGTGATCAAACAGTAGAAATCAGTAGCTTGTGTTTGTGaaaggttgttgtttttatgtatttataatatgtggttatttttttttttaggtttgtgGAGAAACAGGAAGCAGGAGAACAGGTGAAGCTGATGACAGACGACGATCATTTAAAGGTACTTTTTATAGCCTCGAATGACACTAACGAACATGAGAATGAGCTGTTATTccttttaaaaagtat carries:
- the znf292a gene encoding zinc finger protein 292a, which translates into the protein MAEGETEKEYDTRRAIEELRERFQALTTALEESPRSSLEASLRFCQEFCQILVEHAGRWKTDEDPLPLLEFYTVAILSFAKATPSLSSECDNVPLLLEKIAMSCAELLLLLPQHVPGALWEEFQSSMKLAHGLLQESGCTQLCLVSALAQQDGVWSNPTLSSLLSNQTSSTEHVHEYLELEGPALLNMRIKHLIKVDSFDKAAVLAKVCAEYPSFEGKGNFKQTYLLCICMSKNQEQLMAEIAPMDCKDALEMICNLESEGEEKGALCLCTAFLKRQLLQGDVYCAWELTLFWSKLLMRLESSADSFLGHSKDMALLCRNVCHILFLIKVIQNEVGEVGLPVCVEMCIQALKMTSSDHKESKTTICKTISCLLPMDLEVKRACQLTEFLIQPTVDSYYAVESLYNEPDQKPEEDGSLPVPNSLRCELLLALKTQWPFDPEFWDWNTLKRNCLALMGDEAAIVSSIDTLNDPDEQETENTLGKLPEYKDLEDFLLNTTNELNEITDEKEKNREAKKLREQGFVSARFRNWRAYMQYCVLCDKEFLGHRIVRHAQKHFKDGVYLCPICADSFESREVLEPHVASHVKQSCKERLAAMKAARKVTKFPQSPKSPSKISKVVGKIPMSPGSQVGNQTGLPVKVEQTTSDMSEDCFCPVANCSKAFKFFRNLMAHVRSHKDDEEAMRFLEIQKQKVVCQYCRRQFVNVRHLNDHLQMHCGTKPYICIQLDCKANFNSNSELLMHRKTHPEFKAQCMFPNCGQVYSEAYLLYDHEAQHYLTYECPTDNCGKVFFSQAQFLSHQANHCTIVAVNSFPDSTPPPPAPVKSDIPPETAAGKENTSPVCQERINTVVCVKETSNDITSPCTSPDVSKEPIPLKVKHSIESMLGSALEPKAHDPEECKSPANTPMPAPPEVKTPPQVPPAHFDIAREVVPPAVYPVSNASNLGTSQQEAKNCVQRNECYKMTPQILTASQIKTEIPFSQQGYPAPPPVTAGSEENLHCCPYNDCTRAYSTNKSLSRHVKKQHPEIFEDWKLAKKYNKVAKIAAKKAHVGVGSTRQGQNVGNKPPDKQGTLCNKPGMQEMDYTMECSTSPTPCYPGSMEPVPITPMVNPTIYPSWGAQNNSGAMMPSDLSQPWSSPPMNNCYSDAFNTNEYPSRSFPPWQAEPYHSTLPLPADRDPSMAAMHGPTTSHASSESSLMSQYVSSSLMLDNGGQMHNGGNQYGLMHTEGSGESKTSANLPGQIENENSMSTVDSLPEGSYHAPYAHSENSCLTQCSSVDIPIKSLSPEAQVHEKPATEHEKPESISTPGFEQMDNSVDGMLSPNSVTHTDCPLDEDCPNADCEANPNEKGDDPDSQKGKRSKLSKRTKWPAIIKDGKVICRRCFREFTSTKSLGGHLSKRSQCRPLDEIDLTADLPTSFLDFLNDPHVPDTNGGIFNISNGEFSQESCSMAPLFSPMLVKQEPQITKITDDSNSFAGSTGNQQENTVEMTNPSLAGPYQQDNLVEMSHAFQRLDLIEATQEKMRKAMSLEANASQGLPCGSAADKEKFQTRCKNEEKPSEKVPKPFKCNKDDCEYSFMTKEALFKHLSKMHDYSNEMIEELKKTPSKLSPYPCQICPKTFTRTTGLRIHYEKVHRLSKAQIQNLKISARNRRAFRLNKEGTSTTVSPKTAEGPTSYNVPSAAALLAIKQEPLDIAIAPQTYEESIPDVPQNTTGDVEQQEWTPAESTVTQLPSPPDYLTERPNIEEETLAPEIVTEPPKVNFISLSPDIQVKPSLKEKLSPAKVRCTTPEVLSNTTRDQNSYHASALSSPEKPCSSKMTPTKEEKKLLKKLSLKMSDPDNAFSPYRPYRCVHEGCTAAFTIQQNLILHYRAMHQASLPSTKTEPNGENTFVDREEKRIEFIGKDNEVRCQVKNCSRVFMGITRLVQHYLLLHKFTRDKATALMASMTIETFNCDRPDCTLPFDCVDKYIEHIKNFHKEIAISERGSVDATFRCEYEGCDRVYTTKSNLLRHLIKKHNYIYDPKANDGRRIKSVSLFPGMTNGKENVENKFKIKKKNTKKKDAKSVEHWTSFGKPTLKSHEEASAMCTKKSSLQYPCMIIGCDAVERAERNIFKHYTTHGLMEKYIEDQRSQFIFCKKYSRSRFKDATKAEGASSSSEEEGPEEVENQEKSEKPTDQKTEEVEQPLVLQEESKIPPEEESIEPQPSTETEVVVTAKRGRPRKSAQPKPACQERKQTLRNRLNGNTSGENSNPGTPTVNEPCEDGTSAPGSFQPLGLENSFLKFLESPQSSKRKSNEKSSAELPSKRQQTVKRKSAMRSKIITNEFRGFDNLVDFRNPLNLKSGINVKIVMDKRLSDDADLLLKQLQVMKPMVMIKKWIYSASV